A single window of Solenopsis invicta isolate M01_SB chromosome 3, UNIL_Sinv_3.0, whole genome shotgun sequence DNA harbors:
- the LOC105207873 gene encoding nuclear RNA export factor 1, which translates to MDPRHSRQTKHEKIKLQQNNVQVSTITTTAQVGQVVLDTAITIRIAMGAKMPHERGLMNSTDIWHKIKVIKGGLYDKDTVLKGILKAVEPHDLVPVKYQVCGEDAYFVARNCGPALEILCKLNMIVKNANGDALILVVTLGYSTINNLAISIHPLLLTALTKRYNPNRKTLNLENFHMDPSIEEIIYCPLSQLKNSNHILKLVGTSIATFEHLNLQHNELINISSEISNLTSVKYLDLRHNNLLNMSVLTPLTNLQITKLWLDGNPLCENYSTAKQYVTSAKKYCPHLEELDGVCVSENMPMIYGDYFPDDKLQNFAHKFATHFFSLFDQVDRTVLRGLYHKNAFYSMSFSIPHNIAQNIGLNQYLSNRNLKRKSQKKHTPYEKHIYYGQEDILAAFTKLPRSYHDRSTFTYDIIYENDNCIALGISGIFKKLSSGTNVLSFYRTFILVASLDDEYHILNDQYHISAAPDGMTPDRIVVKYAYDEIQPVCFSPSEKSVIITRIQQITKMNKEWCLIYLSEAQWDMRKAIYDFMKDLKESSIPEQAFILQNS; encoded by the coding sequence atGGACCCGAGACATTCAAGGCAGACCAAACATGAGAAAATAAAGTTGCAACAAAATAATGTACAGGTGTCAACGATCACCACCACTGCCCAGGTTGGGCAGGTTGTTTTGGACACAGCAATCACTATAAGAATAGCCATGGGAGCAAAAATGCCTCATGAAAGGGGACTAATGAATAGCACAGACATATGGCACAAAATCAAGGTCATTAAAGGTGGTCTATATGACAAGGACACAGTCCTGAAAGGTATTTTGAAGGCGGTAGAGCCACACGACTTGGTACCAGTGAAGTATCAAGTTTGTGGAGAAGACGCATATTTTGTCGCGAGAAATTGCGGTCCTGCGCTGGAAATACTATGCAAGTTAAACATGATCGTCAAAAATGCTAACGGCGACGCGCTCATTCTTGTGGTAACCTTGGGATATTCTACAATCAACAATCTGGCAATCTCGATACACCCCCTTCTGTTGACTGCATTGACCAAGAGATACAATCCAAATCGAAAGACATTGAACTTGGAGAATTTTCACATGGATCCGAGTATAGAGGAGATTATATATTGCCCGTTGTCACAGCTCAAAAATTCCAATCACATTTTGAAACTAGTCGGTACCTCAATAGCTACCTTCGAGCACTTGAATTTGCAGCATAACGAATTAATTAACATATCGTCAGAAATCTCTAATCTAACGTCCGTTAAGTACTTGGATCTGAGACACAACAATCTGTTGAACATGAGCGTGTTAACCCCTCTAACAAATCTACAAATCACAAAACTCTGGCTTGATGGAAATCCACTTTGCGAAAATTACTCTACTGCGAAGCAATACGTAACGTCTGCGAAAAAATATTGCCCGCACTTGGAAGAGTTGGATGGCGTGTGCGTCTCAGAAAATATGCCAATGATATACGGGGATTATTTTCCGGACGACAAGTTGCAGAATTTTGCGCATAAATTCGCAACTCATTTTTTTAGTTTGTTCGATCAGGTCGACAGAACGGTCTTGCGAGGGCTCTATCACAAAAACGCGTTCTATTCCATGAGCTTCTCCATACCTCATAACATCGCACAAAACATCGGCCTTAACCAGTATTTGTCAAATAGAAATCTAAAGAGAAAAAGCCAAAAGAAACATACGCCATACGAAAAACACATTTACTACGGCCAAGAGGACATTCTAGCGGCTTTTACAAAATTGCCCCGATCGTACCACGACAGAAGTACCTTCACGTACGACATCATATACGAGAATGACAATTGCATAGCGCTCGGCATCTCAGGAATTTTCAAGAAGTTGAGTTCGGGTACGAATGTACTGTCATTCTATAGAACGTTTATTTTAGTGGCCTCCCTCGACGACGAATATCACATTTTGAACGATCAGTATCACATATCCGCGGCTCCCGACGGTATGACGCCCGATAGGATAGTAGTCAAATACGCTTACGACGAAATTCAGCCGGTTTGCTTCAGTCCGAGTGAAAAATCGGTGATAATCACCAGAATACAGCAGATCACAAAAATGAACAAAGAATGGTGCCTGATTTATCTCTCGGAAGCTCAGTGGGACATGCGAAAGGCGATATATGATTTCATGAAGGATTTGAAAGAGTCGTCGATACCGGAACAAGCATTTATTCTGCAGAATTCGTAG